From the genome of Gemmatimonadales bacterium, one region includes:
- a CDS encoding ATP-binding protein yields MPSPLRLTVRRSPTPDTDGVATLVTLRVPSDVTCIEEAVDLVTRHCLAGQHAWERTRFRLQVVLSEALSNAVMRGNCEDCGKWVDVRAELLPDSIRLVVTDEGPGFDPSAVPEPIRPEQIDEAGGRGLYLIRKLVDAVQFNEQGNSICMILRRP; encoded by the coding sequence ATGCCGTCGCCGCTCCGCCTCACCGTCCGTCGCTCGCCGACCCCGGACACCGACGGCGTGGCGACGCTGGTGACGCTGCGGGTCCCCAGCGACGTGACCTGCATCGAGGAAGCGGTGGACCTGGTCACCCGGCACTGTCTGGCCGGCCAGCACGCCTGGGAGCGCACCCGGTTCCGACTGCAGGTAGTGCTCTCCGAGGCGCTCAGCAACGCCGTCATGCGGGGGAACTGCGAGGATTGCGGGAAGTGGGTGGACGTGCGGGCCGAGCTCCTGCCCGACAGCATCCGACTCGTGGTCACCGATGAGGGTCCCGGCTTCGATCCGTCCGCCGTACCGGAGCCGATCCGTCCCGAGCAGATCGACGAGGCCGGGGGTCGGGGCCTCTATCTCATCCGGAAGCTCGTCGACGCGGTCCAGTTCAACGAGCAAGGGAACTCCATCTGCATGATACTGCGCCGCCCGTAG